GGCAAACCCTTCTTCCCTTCATCCACGACGCCATCGCCGCCAGCGACCGCCCCATCAGCTTCCTCGCCTCACCCTGGAGCCCGCCTCCGTGGATGAAAACCACCGGCCGCATGGTCCGAGGCGGAAAACTCCTCCCCGAACACCGCCAGACCTGGGCCGACTACTACGTCCGCTACATCAACGCCATGCGCGATGAAGGCATCGACATCTGGGGCGTCACCGTCCAGAACGAGCCCGACGCCGAGCAAACCTGGGAATCCTGCATCTACACCGCCGAAGACGAACGCGACTTCGTCCGCGATCACCTCGGACCGACCCTCGAAAAAGCCGGCCTTGGCGACATCAAGATCATCATCTGGGACCACAACCGCGACCGACTCTTCGACCGCGCCTCGGTTGTCTACGACGACCCGCAAGCCAGCCACTACACCTGGGGCGCCGGCTTCCATTGGTACTGCGGAGACTTCTTCGAGAACCTCACCCGCACCCACGACGCCTACCCCGACAAGCACCTGATCTTCACCGAAGGCTGCCAGGAAGGCGGACCCCACGACGGCTCCTGGGCCACCGGCGAACGCTACGCCCGCTCCATCATCAACGACCTCAACCGCTGGACCGAGGGCTGGATCGACTGGAACCTCCTCCTCGACGAGACCGGCGGCCCGAATCACGTCAACAACCTTTGCTCCGCCCCCATCCTCTACGACCGCCCCACCGGCGTCATGAAGCTCCAGAGCTCCTACCACTACCTGGGCCACTTCGCCCGCTTCATCCAGCCCGGCGCGACCCGCATCGGCTGCAACCCCAGCCACGCCGACCTCCCCGCCACTGCCGTCGAGAACCCCGACGGCTCCCTGGCCGTCGTCATCCTCAACACCGGCGAATACGCCCTGAGCTACCGCTTGGAACTCGATGGCCGCTTCGCTGCTGGCTCAGTCCCCGCCCACGGCATCCAGACGCTCACCACACCAGCCAGCTAAACGCCCAGAGCCTTCCAACCTCTCCATCCTGACAAATAACCGGGCTGGCCATGAAACAAAAATGTTTGTTTCATGGCCAAGTTTATCTTGTTTTACATTGACATCAGCGATTGTGATGTCATTATTTCATCTGGTTCCAGCTTGTTTCTGATTTTGTTTCGTACCGTTTCCCGTTTGGATCACTCATGGCCACTGTCCGCGACATCGCGAGTTCCCTTGGCGTTTCGCCGGCGACGGTGTCGCGGTCGCTGAATAACGCGCCGGAGGTCAGTGACAAGCTCAAGCGGCGGGTGATCGATGAGGCCAAGCGGATCGGGTACGTCGCCAGCCGGAGGACGCGGACGCGCACGGGGACCGTGGGGCTGATGTTTGTGAATGAGACGTCGGGGCCGATGTTCTCGGGGTACGACGCGATCATCTGGTCGGGCGTGGCCCGGGCGGCGGCGGCGGCGGGGTACGCGGTGTCGGTGTTCGACCCGCGCCAGCGGCGCGAGAACGAGTCCCTCGACAGCCTGGCGACGCGGCTGCACCTCGACGGGCTCTTGGTGCGCAACGACTGGCACTCGCGCGAGTTTGTGCGCGAGATCGCCGAGACCGGGATGCCATCGGTGGTCATCGCGGATCGGTTTGAGGACAAGTCGGTCAACTACGTCTGCTGCAACTCTTACGCGCCGACGCGGCAGGCGATCGAGCATCTGCTTCACCTCGGGCACCGGCGGATCGCGCTGTGCCATCACGTTCTGGTGGACACCGATCACCGCGACCGCATCGACGCATACGAGGCCGCGATGACCGACGCGGGGTTCGGGCCGGAAGAACAGATGCGCATCGCCATCCGCGCTGATGTTGACGGGGGTGGGGCGGCGCTGAGCCGGTTCCTGGCGATGCCGGACCCGCCTACGGCGATTTTCTTCACCGACCCCCCCGCCACCGTCGGGGCGCTGCGTCGAGCGGTGGAGCTTGGGCTGAGTGTTCCCGAGGACCTTTCGATCATTGGGGTGGACGACGAGGACCTGCGGCGGATGACGCACCCGGTCTATACCGCGGTGTGCCAGGACGCCGCGGAGATCGGCTATCAGGCGGCGCGGTGGCTGTGCCGGGCGCTGTCCGGGACCACCAGCTCGACCGAATCCGACGCCCGACTGCACCTTGAGCTGGACGCTGTGCTGGAGATCAACAAATCCACCGCGGCCCCGCCAGCGCGGGCGCTGCGGATGTCCCCCAACGGCCATCGCATCGAAAACCATGCATAAAGTCGGTCTGAATCGCTTTGACTCGCTTTTCATCATCAGGATCGGAGCACCCCATGCTGCCCGTCACCACAACCAGAGTCCCACGCCCCACGGCGTTCACGCTCATCGAACTGCTGGTCGTCATCTCGATCATCGCGCTGCTGATCGGCATCCTGCTGCCAGCGCTGGGTGCGGCGCGGAACACGGCGCGAAATGCGTCTTGCGCCTCGAATCTCCGTCAGCAGGTTCTGGCGATTGTTTCGTTTGCGACTGACAATAACGATCAACTGCCTCTGGCCAAGAACTATCCGGCAAGCATTAACGGCAAGGAAACCTCGATTTCGGGTGTGACCGAGACGGTGGATGTATACCAGCAGAATCTGCTGACGCCCTATGTCGGCGGGTCGGATGCTCAGGATGATTTTTCGGAGATTTTTGTTTGCCCGTCGATTGACGGCGGGGCGAGCCGTGAGTGGCTTCGTGAACTCGAACCGCAGCGGCATACTCACTACCGCTACAACACTTTCAGCGCCTATTGGTGGCCTTCGCTGATCAATCAGGTTCTTGTCAGTTCGAATCTTTCGACACCCACTTCCGCCTCTGAGGCGGTGATTCAGTACGACGTGGTGTGGCCGGATTGGCCAGCGGAGGATCATGCCCACGCTCAAGGCGGGGCGGGCATCAATGTGGGCTATCTCGATGGGCACGTCAGCGGCGTCGCGAGCGAGGCGTATTTGGAGCAGAGTGATCTTGGCAAGGCATTCGCGGAACAGGTCAATCCGTTCCTGACGGATGGTTGGCCGTACCCGCCGAGCAACTGAGGTCACTCCAGGGAGACTGATGCGGATCATGAGCACGACGAGCTCCATATTGACCACGCTGGTGCCTGCGACGCTTGTTGCGGGGGTGGTGATGGTGTCGTCGTTGGCGGGTGGGGTGTGCGCGCAGGTGGGATCGGGGGTTATGCCGCTGCGGTATGACGATGCGACGGCGCGGTTTGTGGATGAGCGGGGGCGGGGGATGATTTTGCGGGGGGTGAATCTGGGGAACTGGTTTTTGCTGGAGCCTTGGATGCTGGGGCTGGATTCGTCGGCGTACCGGGATCAGCACGACATTCTGATGACGCTTGAGTCGCGGTTCGGGGCGGTGGCGGCGGAGTCGTTGCTGGATACGTATCGTGCTAACTGGATTACGGAGAGGGAGTTAGCTCAGGCCAAGGCGTTTGGGTTCAATGTTGTCAGGCTGCCGTTCCATTACAGTTTGGTGCTGGATTACGAGCGTCCCTACGGGATGCGGGAGGATGCGTTCCGGTGGCTGGACCACGCGATTAAGCTCTGTGAGGATCAGGGTTTGTATGTGATTCTGGACCTGCACGGGGCACCGGGCGGGCAGAGCCATGACATGCCGTCGGGTCGGGTGGGTGAGAACGCGTTGTGGACGGATGAGGTAGCGCAGCGGCAGATGGTGGCGCTCTGGCGGGCGGTGGCGGAGCGTTACGCGGGGCGGGCTTCGGTGGTGGGGTATGACCTGGTGAATGAGCCGTGGGGGGATTTTCAGCAGGACCTGCGTGAGGATATCGTCAGGCTGGTCAACAGGTTGCATGATGCGGTGCGAGAGGTGGACCCGGAGACGGTGATCTATGCGCCGGGGCTGCTTAACGGGGTGCTGTTTTATGGCGACCCGCGGGAGCGGGGGTGGACGAACACGGGCTACACGATCCACACGTATCCGGGGCTTTTTGGGAATGGCGAGCCGACGCTGGCGACGCATCAGCAGTTTTTAGAGAAGGAGATGCCGGCGTTGGCGGCGGCTGTGGCACGGGTTCGTGTGCCGGTGCTGGTGGGTGAGTTCAACCCAGTGTTTGCGGAGGTGGATCGTCCGGCGATGCTGCGGCGTCATTTCGATGTGTTTGCCGAGTTGGGCTGGCACGCGACGGTGTGGTCGCTGCGTAAGATCAATCCTGAGGGTGGTTTAGGGGCGAGTGACTGGTGTCTGCTGACGAACGCTGAGCCCTTCCGGCTGCCTGATCCT
This Phycisphaeraceae bacterium DNA region includes the following protein-coding sequences:
- a CDS encoding glycoside hydrolase family 30 protein, which encodes MTTTPTTTHTLSVFETARDTKDPIAPASQRPFQTQRPEALIDISIDPSQRFQPIIGFGGALTEASAINYQLMTPDNREAFLKHYFSSTEGHGYTLCRTHIHACDFSRGHYTYVDDGDTSLNSFSLDADRQTLLPFIHDAIAASDRPISFLASPWSPPPWMKTTGRMVRGGKLLPEHRQTWADYYVRYINAMRDEGIDIWGVTVQNEPDAEQTWESCIYTAEDERDFVRDHLGPTLEKAGLGDIKIIIWDHNRDRLFDRASVVYDDPQASHYTWGAGFHWYCGDFFENLTRTHDAYPDKHLIFTEGCQEGGPHDGSWATGERYARSIINDLNRWTEGWIDWNLLLDETGGPNHVNNLCSAPILYDRPTGVMKLQSSYHYLGHFARFIQPGATRIGCNPSHADLPATAVENPDGSLAVVILNTGEYALSYRLELDGRFAAGSVPAHGIQTLTTPAS
- a CDS encoding LacI family DNA-binding transcriptional regulator, with the translated sequence MATVRDIASSLGVSPATVSRSLNNAPEVSDKLKRRVIDEAKRIGYVASRRTRTRTGTVGLMFVNETSGPMFSGYDAIIWSGVARAAAAAGYAVSVFDPRQRRENESLDSLATRLHLDGLLVRNDWHSREFVREIAETGMPSVVIADRFEDKSVNYVCCNSYAPTRQAIEHLLHLGHRRIALCHHVLVDTDHRDRIDAYEAAMTDAGFGPEEQMRIAIRADVDGGGAALSRFLAMPDPPTAIFFTDPPATVGALRRAVELGLSVPEDLSIIGVDDEDLRRMTHPVYTAVCQDAAEIGYQAARWLCRALSGTTSSTESDARLHLELDAVLEINKSTAAPPARALRMSPNGHRIENHA
- a CDS encoding prepilin-type N-terminal cleavage/methylation domain-containing protein, encoding MLPVTTTRVPRPTAFTLIELLVVISIIALLIGILLPALGAARNTARNASCASNLRQQVLAIVSFATDNNDQLPLAKNYPASINGKETSISGVTETVDVYQQNLLTPYVGGSDAQDDFSEIFVCPSIDGGASREWLRELEPQRHTHYRYNTFSAYWWPSLINQVLVSSNLSTPTSASEAVIQYDVVWPDWPAEDHAHAQGGAGINVGYLDGHVSGVASEAYLEQSDLGKAFAEQVNPFLTDGWPYPPSN
- a CDS encoding cellulase family glycosylhydrolase — its product is MSTTSSILTTLVPATLVAGVVMVSSLAGGVCAQVGSGVMPLRYDDATARFVDERGRGMILRGVNLGNWFLLEPWMLGLDSSAYRDQHDILMTLESRFGAVAAESLLDTYRANWITERELAQAKAFGFNVVRLPFHYSLVLDYERPYGMREDAFRWLDHAIKLCEDQGLYVILDLHGAPGGQSHDMPSGRVGENALWTDEVAQRQMVALWRAVAERYAGRASVVGYDLVNEPWGDFQQDLREDIVRLVNRLHDAVREVDPETVIYAPGLLNGVLFYGDPRERGWTNTGYTIHTYPGLFGNGEPTLATHQQFLEKEMPALAAAVARVRVPVLVGEFNPVFAEVDRPAMLRRHFDVFAELGWHATVWSLRKINPEGGLGASDWCLLTNAEPFRLPDPATATAVELDEAFEQLGRQRLAVDPYLVAEPLVAAYDDGNREAVAEAAWPSDAAPAGWSMTAVGNGAKAGLGVDGEGKSFTVHALGQDIWGGSDAFAYLSRPVAGLDEVSVVVEGFDSPGRYGKAGVMLRGSEGVDAAHVLVHIFRDGRVLLAQRDRDGGPTREQVVGFGGMPVGLAVRRDGERVSWRVGYPETGWGAWQVVDGEGFAADARIGVAVSSNAEAGRAALRARFGDELGSGAPAGERVDLGSGSWGSWGEGFEFLSDSDSLVYRPDGGGAGMFRDVSGLGEGVVTLRMGLRGLEGLTGEGTVELRLESVGEEGRLLRISSRNYAVSDLKAAAVVNQTWLTGPQRRDTVRALVVVDGVTGVAGAPGARLIFENPELVWSPARGW